One window from the genome of Dermacentor silvarum isolate Dsil-2018 chromosome 5, BIME_Dsil_1.4, whole genome shotgun sequence encodes:
- the LOC119454512 gene encoding uncharacterized protein LOC119454512, protein MKQLSCGLLAASDWIKAQTNVGHRALDSGRNALLNIQELSISQRTYPVSAYIAAPDDSCKGVVPGLGPGTPSHMLVEEMQASGIQILQAQMMDQTNIALVTFEGLRVPRFVRFLGAEIRCYPHHPRQPICKTCLKLGHRADHCPTPDVTICAQCGIANRAPSHPCFPRCKSCGGDHPTPQPKCPQCQRQPFNRAWVKKAIEDEQRQLKASNNGAPSSEITPVSGTSFKKAGRPRSKTPSRSRPKTRANSKSRSRSRFQSSSARNQVKRQTAPVSQAAPLPFRKALLSKPATSVATPDHQQPRAPENTNAKVAPRQDQWLRVVLSMNI, encoded by the exons ATGAAACAGTTATCCTGCGGCCTCTTGGCGGCCTCAGATTGGATAAAGGCTCAGACCAACGTTGGCCACCGCGCTTTGGACAGCGGCCGGA ACGCCCTGCTGAATATCCAGGAACTGTCGATCAGCCAACGCACCTACCCGGTGTCTGCATATATAGCTGCCCCCGATGATTCGTGCAAGGGTGTCGTTCCGGGACTGGGACCAGGCACCCCCTCACATATGCTGGTAGAAGAGATGCAAGCATCTGGAATCCAGATACTACAGGCTCAGATGATGGATCAGACGAATATTGCACTGGTCACCTTCGAGGGCCTACGTGTGCCACGCTTCGTCCGATTTCTTGGGGCAGAGATCCGCTGCTACCCACACCATCCCCGCCAGCCGATCTGCAAAACGTGCCTCAAACTGGGACACCGAGCCGACCACTGCCCCACACCGGACGTCACCATTTGCGCACAGTGCGGCATCGCAAATCGCGCCCCATCACACCCATGCTTTCCCCGGTGCAAATCATGTGGAGGGGACCATCCTACACCTCAACCGAAGTGCCCGCAATGCCAGCGACAACCCTTCAACAGAGCCTGGGTGAAAAAAGCCATCGAAGATGAACAGCGGCAACTGAAGGCCTCCAACAATGGGGCTCCTTCATCAGAGATAACCCCTGTTTCGggaacatcattcaagaaagctgGCCGGCCTCGTTCGAAGACGCCGTCCAGATCCCGCCCCAAGACTCGGGCAAACTCCAAGTCCCGTTCCCGATCCCGCTTCCAGTCGTCCTCTGCCCGCAACCAGGTGAAGCGTCAGACTGCCCCGGTATCTCAGGCAGCGCCGCTGCCCTTCAGGAAGGCACTACTAAGCAAGCCGGCAACTTCAGTAGCTACCCCAGACCATCAGCAGCCCCGGGCTCCGGAGAACACCAATGCCAAGGTGGCACCTCGGCAG